From Pedobacter indicus, a single genomic window includes:
- a CDS encoding RagB/SusD family nutrient uptake outer membrane protein: MKLYKIAIIFVALCMSSCKEEFLEKAPLDNPSSATFFSNQKELEIALNGAYRSLYWHSYKVPYVLWLDAATDLAWSRGDFGGVLTIQGGQFTPETEIFYTVWSHMYTAISKANNILDNMERAKEVVSPEFYSDAEAQARFLRAYFYTYLVTLYGDVPWVDHMLSIDEAQLPRTAKEEVIANIYSDLDFAASNLPVTRSGGEIGKATKGAALTLKARLALISGDYRTASEAAKEVMDLGVYEIYPSYFDLFQHKGADSKESIFAQHYHMDVFTTAVPRYLTNRASAGYSVLIPTQTMVDMYASIDGKPIDESPLYNPSKPFENRDPRLDQSIVLPGEWINDLWFQTHPDSTRTFSRSADGTLSRVNNVEVTNAYATFTGYLWNKYHDESDIPHDNTQSTLPIMMMRYAEVLLTYAEAKIELNEIDQSVINAINQVRGRESVKMPLVQMSSQDELRKVVRYERTIELALEGFRLFDIRRWKIAEHVMPGNVLGRRHKATWFDKITPNIDEFGHPSYPNETDIFQVISVNQFDKSKHYLWPIPQKERDVVKELTQNPGY; this comes from the coding sequence ATGAAATTATATAAAATAGCTATTATTTTCGTTGCGCTTTGCATGTCTTCATGTAAAGAGGAGTTTCTAGAAAAAGCTCCCTTAGATAATCCGTCAAGTGCGACATTTTTCTCTAATCAAAAAGAACTGGAAATCGCTTTAAACGGTGCGTATCGTTCGCTTTATTGGCATTCGTACAAGGTGCCTTATGTGTTATGGTTAGACGCAGCGACCGATCTGGCTTGGTCCAGAGGAGATTTTGGTGGAGTATTAACCATCCAAGGTGGTCAGTTTACTCCCGAAACAGAGATATTCTACACAGTTTGGTCGCATATGTATACAGCGATATCGAAAGCGAATAACATTCTCGATAACATGGAAAGAGCGAAGGAAGTTGTTAGCCCTGAATTTTATTCTGATGCCGAAGCTCAAGCGAGGTTTCTTCGTGCTTATTTTTACACCTATCTTGTAACCTTGTATGGCGATGTACCTTGGGTAGACCACATGCTTTCGATTGATGAAGCGCAGCTCCCCCGCACAGCCAAAGAAGAGGTGATTGCCAATATATACAGTGACCTGGATTTTGCTGCTTCGAATTTACCCGTTACCAGATCAGGAGGGGAAATAGGAAAGGCGACTAAAGGGGCAGCTTTGACACTGAAAGCAAGACTTGCTTTAATTTCAGGAGATTACCGTACGGCAAGTGAGGCGGCAAAAGAGGTCATGGATTTAGGGGTTTATGAAATCTACCCATCGTATTTCGACTTGTTCCAACATAAGGGTGCCGATTCAAAAGAATCAATTTTTGCGCAGCACTACCATATGGATGTATTTACTACAGCAGTTCCCAGATACCTGACTAATCGTGCTTCGGCAGGCTATTCAGTCTTGATCCCTACGCAGACGATGGTAGATATGTATGCTAGCATTGATGGCAAGCCGATCGACGAATCCCCCTTATATAATCCGTCTAAACCGTTTGAGAACAGAGATCCCCGTTTGGACCAATCAATCGTATTACCGGGCGAATGGATCAACGATTTATGGTTTCAGACCCACCCAGATAGTACGAGGACGTTCTCCAGAAGTGCTGATGGTACCTTAAGTCGCGTGAACAACGTTGAAGTAACCAACGCCTATGCTACCTTTACTGGGTATTTATGGAATAAATATCACGACGAGAGCGATATACCGCATGACAATACACAGTCAACTCTGCCCATCATGATGATGCGCTATGCCGAAGTGTTGTTGACGTATGCGGAAGCAAAGATTGAGTTAAATGAAATTGACCAAAGCGTCATAAACGCTATTAATCAAGTTCGTGGAAGAGAAAGCGTAAAAATGCCTCTCGTGCAAATGTCATCTCAGGATGAACTTAGAAAAGTTGTGCGGTACGAGAGAACAATAGAATTGGCACTGGAGGGTTTTCGTTTGTTCGATATCAGGCGCTGGAAAATTGCAGAACATGTGATGCCCGGAAATGTGTTGGGTAGGAGGCATAAAGCAACCTGGTTTGATAAAATCACCCCAAATATCGATGAATTCGGGCATCCATCTTATCCGAATGAAACAGATATCTTTCAGGTAATCAGTGTCAATCAATTTGACAAATCAAAACATTACCTATGGCCGATCCCGCAAAAGGAAAGGGATGTCGTGAAAGAATTAACACAGAATCCGGGATATTAG
- a CDS encoding efflux RND transporter permease subunit encodes MLPAALSSGMGLEIQKPLAIMIVGGLLICMVLSLTVLPQVFYPCYRKK; translated from the coding sequence TTGTTACCTGCTGCACTTTCGTCAGGAATGGGTTTGGAAATTCAGAAACCTTTAGCCATTATGATTGTAGGGGGATTGTTGATTTGTATGGTTTTATCGCTGACTGTATTGCCGCAAGTATTTTATCCGTGTTACCGGAAAAAGTAA
- a CDS encoding ligase-associated DNA damage response exonuclease, which yields MLKFTKKGIYCVPGKFHIDPWEPVDHAIITHGHGDHARAGMKHYLCHNFTIPILKSRLGPLSSQGLEYGESLDINGVKVSLHPAGHIIGSAQVRLEYKGRVIVVSGDYKLQDDGLSTPFEIVKCDEFISESTFGLPIYNWMEVELQNELLRNWVLQNRANGKTSVIIGYSLGKAQRIMKALEGITRLNVHYSVGKLNEAYESVGVKLPNYRVVDFQHDIKNVDKEVVVVPPSLLDSNIIRKIPNAVNAICSGWMQVRGARRWRSADAGFPISDHVDWRGLLETIKATEAEKIYITHGQTAVFTKYLNEIGIDAAELTTEFVGEEE from the coding sequence TTGCTAAAATTCACAAAAAAAGGTATTTACTGTGTCCCCGGAAAGTTTCATATCGATCCTTGGGAGCCAGTTGACCATGCGATTATAACTCATGGACATGGTGACCATGCGCGTGCGGGGATGAAGCATTATTTGTGTCACAACTTTACAATTCCGATTCTTAAAAGCCGACTTGGGCCGCTGAGTTCACAGGGCCTAGAATACGGTGAATCCTTAGATATCAATGGAGTCAAGGTCTCTCTTCATCCTGCTGGACATATCATTGGTTCGGCACAGGTGCGCCTGGAATACAAAGGAAGGGTGATTGTGGTTTCGGGCGATTATAAACTCCAAGATGATGGATTATCAACTCCTTTTGAAATTGTTAAATGTGATGAATTCATTAGTGAAAGCACTTTTGGTCTCCCAATCTACAATTGGATGGAAGTAGAGCTCCAAAATGAATTGTTACGAAATTGGGTATTGCAAAACCGGGCAAATGGAAAAACTTCAGTAATTATAGGCTACTCGCTAGGAAAAGCACAACGGATTATGAAAGCTCTGGAAGGTATCACACGTTTGAATGTACATTACTCTGTTGGAAAACTCAATGAGGCTTACGAAAGTGTTGGTGTTAAATTACCGAACTATCGGGTTGTTGATTTTCAACATGACATCAAAAACGTTGACAAGGAAGTTGTTGTCGTACCCCCGTCTTTGCTAGATTCAAATATTATTCGAAAAATACCGAATGCTGTGAACGCGATCTGTTCTGGTTGGATGCAAGTTCGAGGTGCCAGACGTTGGCGTAGCGCAGATGCGGGTTTCCCAATAAGTGACCATGTGGACTGGAGAGGATTATTAGAGACTATAAAAGCAACGGAAGCCGAAAAAATTTACATAACACACGGACAGACGGCCGTTTTTACGAAATATCTAAATGAGATAGGTATTGATGCAGCCGAACTAACTACCGAGTTTGTAGGAGAGGAGGAGTAA
- a CDS encoding lipocalin family protein — protein sequence MNKKITIAGTAAALASLGAVVAYALRKQMPEKAQPIENFDLERYLGVWYEVARIDFRFEKNLDNVSAEYTLREDGLIKVVNKGYNFKKQKWQSVEGKAKFWDDENMAALRVSFFGPFYSGYNVVAIDEHYLYALVAGRNLNYLWILSRNMKLPDDIKRSYVRIAKAIGYDTSRLVWGIHDKG from the coding sequence ATGAACAAAAAAATCACCATAGCTGGCACAGCCGCCGCCTTAGCATCACTGGGCGCGGTAGTCGCTTATGCTTTAAGAAAGCAAATGCCCGAAAAAGCTCAGCCTATAGAGAACTTTGATCTCGAACGTTACCTCGGCGTTTGGTACGAAGTTGCCCGTATCGACTTTCGTTTCGAAAAAAACTTAGACAATGTAAGTGCCGAATATACCTTGAGGGAAGACGGTCTTATTAAAGTCGTTAATAAAGGTTATAATTTTAAAAAACAAAAATGGCAGTCTGTTGAAGGTAAAGCAAAGTTTTGGGATGATGAAAATATGGCAGCACTTCGCGTGAGTTTTTTTGGGCCTTTTTATTCAGGCTACAATGTGGTCGCAATAGATGAACATTATTTGTATGCTCTTGTCGCGGGGAGGAATCTCAACTATTTATGGATTTTGTCTCGAAACATGAAATTGCCTGACGATATAAAACGTTCATATGTTAGAATTGCAAAAGCTATTGGTTATGATACAAGTCGGCTAGTCTGGGGGATACATGATAAGGGTTAA
- a CDS encoding ATP-dependent DNA ligase, whose translation MKVFADLINALDSTNKTNQKLDAIERFLNNASERDKLWFLALFTGKRPKRNVNTKLMKQWAMELADIPEWLFQESYASVGDLGETISLILPEPLAYIDRDIADWMDLIANLKDKTDGEKKAFVLSSWAHLPQLERFIFNKLLGGSFRVGVSSKTLVNAIARFYQLDASAVAHSIMGNWERDEVSFEKLIRGEYADTQLSKPYPFCLAYAVNKKPEDLGALNQWQVEYKWDGIRAQLIKRKGEVFVWSRGEELVTHQFPEIRDALLNFKCDFVMDGELLAYRDGRVLNFAELQKRLNRKNISKKMLDDIPAVVFAYDLIEWQGEDIRGKTLAERRNILEELLEIELDNRIFLSKVIFATSWGELYEERDKARNINSEGLMLKHKNSLYHAGRKRGDWWKWKIDPLTIDAVLIYAQKGSGRRSAYYTDYTFAVKQGDQLVTIAKAYSGLTDTEIKEVSRFVTRNAIEKFGPVRTVKPELVFEIAFEGIGYSKRHKSGVALRFPRIVRWRKDKLLSEIDDIEEIKKLIS comes from the coding sequence TTGAAGGTATTTGCCGATTTAATTAACGCTCTGGACAGTACAAATAAAACCAATCAAAAGCTGGATGCTATTGAACGATTTCTCAATAACGCGTCTGAACGTGACAAACTATGGTTCCTGGCTTTGTTTACTGGAAAACGTCCTAAAAGAAATGTCAATACAAAGCTTATGAAGCAATGGGCAATGGAGCTTGCGGACATTCCAGAATGGTTATTTCAGGAAAGTTATGCATCGGTTGGCGATCTGGGAGAAACGATTTCATTGATTTTGCCCGAACCGTTAGCCTATATAGATCGCGACATTGCAGATTGGATGGATTTGATTGCCAACTTAAAAGATAAAACAGATGGAGAGAAAAAAGCATTTGTACTTTCGAGCTGGGCACATCTGCCGCAACTGGAACGCTTTATCTTTAACAAATTGTTGGGCGGGAGTTTTCGTGTGGGAGTTTCATCAAAGACACTCGTGAATGCAATCGCGAGGTTCTATCAATTAGATGCAAGTGCAGTGGCGCATTCCATAATGGGTAACTGGGAAAGAGATGAGGTCTCATTCGAAAAACTGATACGCGGAGAATATGCCGATACGCAGTTGTCAAAACCTTACCCGTTTTGCCTTGCTTATGCGGTAAATAAAAAACCAGAGGATTTGGGTGCGTTAAATCAATGGCAGGTAGAATATAAATGGGATGGTATTCGCGCTCAACTTATTAAGCGAAAGGGTGAGGTGTTTGTCTGGTCGCGCGGAGAGGAGCTGGTAACTCACCAATTTCCGGAAATTCGAGACGCTTTGCTTAATTTTAAATGTGATTTTGTAATGGACGGAGAACTACTCGCCTACAGGGATGGGCGTGTACTGAATTTCGCTGAATTGCAAAAGCGATTAAATCGTAAAAATATTAGTAAAAAAATGTTGGATGATATTCCAGCAGTCGTTTTTGCTTACGACTTAATTGAATGGCAAGGTGAAGACATTAGGGGTAAAACCCTAGCTGAAAGAAGGAACATTTTGGAAGAACTTTTGGAAATAGAATTAGATAATCGCATTTTTCTTTCAAAAGTTATATTCGCGACTAGCTGGGGTGAGCTATACGAAGAAAGGGATAAAGCTCGAAATATCAATAGTGAAGGGCTGATGCTGAAACATAAAAATTCTCTCTACCATGCGGGTCGAAAACGAGGAGATTGGTGGAAATGGAAGATTGACCCGCTGACGATTGACGCAGTGTTGATTTATGCCCAGAAAGGCAGTGGCAGACGTAGTGCTTATTATACAGATTACACCTTCGCAGTCAAGCAGGGTGATCAGTTAGTTACAATTGCCAAGGCCTACTCAGGGTTAACTGACACGGAGATTAAAGAAGTAAGCCGTTTTGTAACTCGAAATGCGATTGAGAAATTTGGGCCGGTGCGGACGGTTAAGCCTGAGTTGGTCTTCGAAATAGCTTTTGAAGGTATTGGGTACAGTAAGCGACATAAATCTGGAGTAGCGTTACGCTTTCCACGAATTGTACGTTGGCGGAAAGATAAGTTACTGAGCGAAATAGATGATATAGAAGAAATTAAAAAATTAATCTCCTGA
- a CDS encoding prolyl oligopeptidase family serine peptidase, protein MKNVSSSILIFILTFQCAFAQKDELHQKLSPYFYPPDSLKNNFGDYRSPLIFENGEKVKTPEQWTQRRQEIRADWESYLGKWPELDKNQTFQYLDSVDKDSYTQYTVRFKWTPNEFTKGYLLVPKNVTSKMPAVVTVFYEAGATLGIGPRGEKLLPYRYTAIELAKRGFITLALGTDEASARHEYSLYYPSIDSVSVQPLSMLGYAANAAYYALINRKDVDSKRVGIAGHSFGGKWAMFAACLTDNFAASVWSDPGIVMQEDRGSINYWEPWYLGFHPKPWRKRGLITQDNPAYGVYNQLRADKKNLHELHALMAPRPFLVLGGAEDPITRWTVLNHSVAVNELLGQKERVAMTNRPKHTLSEEAVDMMYTFFEYFLK, encoded by the coding sequence ATGAAAAACGTTTCAAGTTCTATTTTAATATTTATTTTAACATTCCAATGCGCATTCGCTCAAAAAGACGAACTTCATCAAAAACTTAGTCCTTACTTTTATCCGCCTGATTCTCTGAAAAATAATTTCGGTGACTATCGTTCGCCATTAATTTTTGAAAATGGGGAAAAGGTCAAAACTCCAGAACAATGGACACAACGTAGACAAGAAATTAGAGCCGATTGGGAAAGCTACTTGGGTAAATGGCCAGAGCTGGATAAAAACCAAACCTTTCAGTACCTTGATTCGGTTGACAAAGACAGTTACACCCAGTATACTGTCAGGTTTAAATGGACGCCTAACGAGTTTACCAAAGGATACCTGCTAGTACCCAAAAATGTAACTAGTAAAATGCCTGCCGTAGTTACCGTCTTTTATGAGGCCGGAGCCACCCTTGGTATCGGCCCACGAGGTGAAAAACTTCTCCCGTACCGATATACTGCTATCGAGCTGGCAAAGCGAGGTTTCATAACCCTAGCCTTAGGGACAGATGAAGCATCAGCCAGACATGAGTATTCGCTTTATTATCCATCCATAGACAGTGTCTCAGTGCAACCGTTATCTATGCTCGGCTATGCCGCTAATGCTGCTTACTATGCTTTAATTAACAGAAAAGATGTTGATTCAAAAAGAGTTGGCATCGCAGGACACTCTTTTGGAGGTAAATGGGCCATGTTTGCAGCTTGTCTTACCGATAATTTTGCTGCTTCCGTCTGGTCCGATCCTGGGATTGTTATGCAAGAAGATCGTGGGTCAATAAATTATTGGGAACCCTGGTATTTAGGTTTCCATCCCAAACCCTGGCGAAAACGGGGTTTGATTACCCAAGATAATCCAGCTTATGGTGTCTATAATCAACTCAGAGCAGACAAGAAAAACCTACACGAACTTCATGCACTCATGGCGCCCCGCCCTTTCTTGGTTCTGGGTGGCGCTGAAGACCCCATCACACGATGGACAGTTCTGAATCACAGTGTTGCAGTGAATGAACTGTTAGGACAAAAAGAACGCGTAGCTATGACAAATAGACCCAAACACACATTGTCTGAAGAGGCCGTCGACATGATGTACACTTTTTTTGAATACTTCTTGAAGTAA
- a CDS encoding carbonic anhydrase → MRLHNIEDQRSVTPARALSFLKEGNQRFVNNLKAHGNLLEQVNESKNGQFPFAAILSCIDSRTSAELIFDQGLGDIFSIRIAGNVLSDDVIGSMEFSCRLAGSKLIVILGHSRCGAITGACKETELGHLTKLLAKVKPSIAYVKTKHSDVEIDSVEGINLVASRHVEHTIEEVLNRSSILREMYENGEIGIVGAFYDVETGKVDFLKTMI, encoded by the coding sequence ATGAGATTACACAATATCGAAGATCAGCGCTCGGTGACTCCTGCACGGGCGCTGTCTTTTTTGAAAGAAGGCAACCAGCGCTTCGTTAACAACTTGAAAGCACATGGCAATCTATTAGAGCAAGTAAATGAGTCAAAAAACGGGCAATTCCCTTTTGCTGCAATTTTAAGCTGTATTGACAGCCGGACATCCGCAGAGCTTATTTTTGACCAAGGACTTGGTGATATTTTTAGCATCCGCATTGCGGGTAACGTGCTCAGCGATGATGTAATAGGTTCTATGGAGTTTTCATGCCGACTTGCCGGCTCCAAACTTATCGTTATTCTTGGCCACTCACGTTGTGGGGCAATCACCGGTGCATGCAAAGAAACCGAACTGGGGCATCTAACCAAGTTACTTGCTAAAGTGAAACCCTCTATCGCCTATGTAAAGACGAAACACTCAGATGTCGAAATTGATTCTGTTGAAGGTATTAACTTAGTAGCCTCCCGTCATGTAGAACATACAATTGAAGAGGTTTTAAATAGAAGCTCCATCTTACGTGAAATGTATGAAAATGGAGAAATCGGTATAGTTGGAGCTTTTTATGATGTAGAAACGGGGAAAGTTGACTTTTTGAAAACAATGATATAA
- a CDS encoding ferritin-like domain-containing protein, whose product MATTKQSNDKMPNAHLHELFVDELRDILGAERQLLKGLKKMSSSAVSDKLKTAFDEHYTQTEQHIDRLKNVFQSIDLSARGKKCKAMEGLLGEADEIIESFEDSKDVLDAALIAAAQKVEHYEIASYGCLVTYANLMKHKEAEKLLSQTLNEEKQTDELLTKIAMNSANTNE is encoded by the coding sequence ATGGCAACCACAAAACAATCAAATGACAAGATGCCCAATGCTCACCTTCATGAACTTTTTGTAGATGAACTTCGGGATATTTTAGGGGCAGAGCGCCAACTTCTTAAAGGTTTAAAGAAAATGTCTTCTTCAGCTGTTAGCGATAAACTGAAGACTGCTTTTGACGAACACTATACACAGACAGAACAACATATTGACCGTTTAAAAAATGTTTTTCAATCCATTGATTTGTCCGCCCGGGGCAAAAAATGTAAAGCAATGGAAGGGCTATTAGGAGAAGCAGATGAAATCATCGAAAGCTTCGAAGATAGTAAAGATGTATTGGATGCCGCGTTAATAGCTGCTGCACAAAAAGTAGAGCATTATGAAATTGCGAGTTATGGGTGTTTGGTCACATACGCAAATCTCATGAAACACAAGGAAGCCGAAAAACTACTTTCCCAGACATTGAACGAAGAAAAGCAAACTGATGAATTGCTTACAAAAATCGCGATGAATAGCGCTAACACAAATGAATAG
- a CDS encoding DUF4382 domain-containing protein produces MKKILTLFSCIAVLGFTACDNNNETTERTPVTIKMTDAPAPFDAIFLDVEEIQILTSGGRESIDVDGDPFDILLYRMGRDTVIAGGDVPSGTIQEIRLILDDDDNYVVVDGVRHELKTPSGQSSGVKLKVHDELVPNLAYTLLLDFDAAQSIVQTGNGGYLLKPVIRAIPEAVSGAITGTVIPLEANPYIYAIDGTDSVGTIIDSDGRFWLPGLSEGTYKVVLDPADPYAKETIENVHVSTGSVEDLGTVELGLKMTE; encoded by the coding sequence ATGAAAAAGATACTTACTTTGTTCAGTTGTATAGCTGTACTCGGATTTACGGCGTGCGATAATAACAACGAAACGACTGAGCGCACTCCCGTTACCATTAAAATGACAGATGCCCCCGCTCCTTTCGATGCTATATTCCTCGATGTCGAAGAAATTCAAATTCTTACATCCGGAGGTAGAGAGTCAATTGATGTGGACGGCGACCCGTTCGATATTCTACTTTACCGTATGGGCAGGGATACTGTTATCGCTGGAGGGGATGTCCCTTCGGGAACTATCCAAGAGATACGTTTAATCCTCGATGATGATGACAACTATGTTGTTGTTGATGGTGTACGGCATGAGCTAAAGACACCCAGTGGCCAAAGTTCTGGTGTCAAGTTAAAAGTCCATGACGAGCTTGTTCCTAATTTAGCATATACACTTTTGCTCGATTTTGACGCGGCACAATCTATTGTACAGACAGGAAACGGAGGTTATCTGTTAAAGCCAGTGATACGAGCCATTCCTGAAGCTGTTTCCGGAGCAATCACCGGGACAGTAATTCCACTGGAAGCCAATCCGTATATATATGCTATTGATGGGACAGACTCAGTTGGTACAATTATCGACTCAGATGGAAGGTTCTGGTTACCCGGACTTTCCGAAGGTACTTACAAAGTCGTATTAGACCCGGCAGACCCCTACGCTAAAGAAACCATTGAAAATGTTCATGTGAGTACCGGATCCGTAGAGGATTTAGGCACAGTCGAACTAGGATTGAAAATGACAGAATAA